From the genome of Nitrospirota bacterium:
AAAAGGGATGAAATGGAGGAATGAAGAAACTGGCATCGGCAATCCTCCTCCTGAGTGGGATCCCGTCAAGCAATTGGAAGGGATTGGAGTCTACCTTAAAAAACCGCCCAACAGTTGACGGATTAGAAAGCTGGTCTTTCAGATTACCTATCCCACACTAGACCCGTAATAGGAATCTTCCTTTGGAAAGGGCAAAGGAATCGTCTATGCGTAATGTTTTTATTGTTCTTATTATGGTTGTTCTTTCGGCGGTTGCCGGTTGGGCATATGAGGACAAGGTGGCAAACTTCTTCAGGAATTGCTTCCTGAGGCGTACAAAGAAGTTTTTGGAAATGAAAAAGTCAACGCAGGTCCCGCTATTAAAGAAAATGATAGGTGAGTTGATGAATATATTTGACTATATAAATTTTAAATTGAGTTTGACGTTTTTTACAGTTTTTGTGGCATACGGGTTATTTACAGGTTTAAAAGTTGCAGAAGCTACTAAGAATGATTTGGCAGATTTTTCAGAGCCAGATTTTGGTTTTTCGATAACTCCTCCTCATGGATGGGTTATTGATAAAGATGGGTCCGAAACGCTTACTTCTCAGACTCATCAAAACAATAAAAATAATTACGGTGTTGTTTTTATTTCTGATAAACGAAATATTGAGCCAATGCACCTTAATTTAATGCTTATGTTTGATAAGTCCAACGTGCAAGTTCCTGATTTGGAAGGTCTTACAAAAGACTTAAGCCAATTGGAGATGGAGTATGGTGGAGGTTCGAAGGATGATAGAAATGTCTATAAATCACAGACATTGTCGATTGGTCGGTGGAAAGGAATCCAGACCGTAATGTGTACTTCTTATCCAAGCGGACCCACATGCAACCTGGTACAACACGTGACAAGACTGTATTCATCTCAGGGGATGATTACAATTTTATTTAATATCAGTAAAGAAGAGTACCCGTCCTATGAAAAAGAAGTGGATCAGGTTTTGACTAGTATTAAGGAGATTCCCATGGTTAGCAAACCACTTTTGCCAATATGTCAGAAAAATGCAATAAGAATTACGGAAGTGAACTGGGAAAAAAGAATGGATTACCTTTCTTCCATAGAGATTTTGATAAAGGCTAATTTAACTAATTTAAACGACACGATTTGCATGGTGAAAGTCGTTTTTCAAATGATTGATAAAAATGGAGAAATTATAGTTAAGACCCAGTCCTTGGGTTATAAAGAACTAAAGAAAAAAGAGAGCAAATCAGTTTCGGATACTGAAGATGTTAAAAAAGCATTGTTAGAAAGAGTCGTTGAAATTCGAGCTCTCGTTAGTCAAATTCAATAAATCGTTTTTATTTAAGTCGGTTTTTAAAATATGAGGTTTTATGTTGAAAAGATTCGTTTCATTTAATACGTGATTGCAAGACTTTCACGCATGTAAGGACGATAGGTGAAGAGATGAATCTATTCGACCCTAAAAAGATTAATTTAAATGTGATGTTTTTTACAGTTTCCATTTTTATGGTGACTGGCTTATTTATGGGGTTAAAAACTGTGGACGCCACTCCCAAGTATAATTTGGAAACATTTTCAGAACCAGATTTTGGTTTTTCCGTTATCCCCCCAACCGGGTGGAGGATGGATGAAAACTGAAAATGAAATTGTTCAAGGCCCATCTGTTTTAGACCATTTTGGGAGTTTAGTAACCGGTGCCACAATAGGATTTGCCGGGGCCTCGGCATTTGTAAAAGAAGGAATACAAGCGGGGGGTAAAGGCAAGAGTTGGAGAAATTATTCAAGCAGAATCTCCTGTTCCTATTGGTTCAAACAGTCTCGCCAAGGGCACAAAAGATCTAGCAAGTAAGTTTGAAACATGGGGAAATCCAGCGACCCTTGAGATTCATTTCAAGGATCACGCGGCTGATTTTGGTGCCAAAAGCGAAGCGGAATATGCTCAAAAAGCATCAGATTTCTTTAAACAAGGTCAAAAACAAGGCTTGCCAACCAAGATAGATCCTGAAACCGGGGTCATTCGAATGTATGATTCGGAGACTAATTCGTTTGGTGCCTTTAACCCCGATGGAACAACGAGGACGTTTTTTAAACCTCCCAGTCAAGCTATTTTGACCGACAACCAGGGGTTGAACCCTTTAATTTTCAGGGAAATAGTCCATGATTTACACATGTCCGGTCTGTGGATTTCCAAGTCTTGATGAACTTCCTCGAAGTGAATCAGGCGGGGGTTCTTACGAGATATGCCCTTCTTGTGGTTTTGAGTTCGGGTATACCGACGATGATCAAGGCTATTCATATGAGCAATGGCGGAAAGTATGGATAAAAAAAGGGATGAAATGGAGGAATGAAGAAACTGGCATCGGCAATCCTCCTCCTGAGTGGGATCCCGTCAAGCAATTGGAAGGGATTGGAGTCTAAAGAGTGGGGAAAGATATGACAAAGTAATAGTTCTTCAGTCAGCATGTATAACGGGCATTAAAGGAATGAAAGATATACCATTCACAGAAGAGGATATCAGCCAAATCATTGTAACTCATGATAAATGGAAATTTAACGAAGAAAATACCTAAGAACTTTCGATGGGATAAACTTGGAAATCCAGCACGTTGGTGGGCATAATAATTCATTTTTATTTTAAAAGTAATTCCAAAGATGAGGAATCATGACGGGGAAAGAAGGTATGTATAGGATTATGGAAAGTCTTTTATATTTTATTAACAGGCAATCTATAAAAAGAAAATTATCCAAATTATTCTTCCTCCTTGGATTCTTGGCTATATCATTATTTAGCATAATGGATAGTTATGCTGATGATGATTTTTTCACGAATATTCAATCTTCTTCATCCATATTTCCCGATGGAATTGATAATCGCGGGAAGACGAGTATTGCGGGAATATTTACCGGAACCTTAGAACACAATATTCCTATTGAAACTCCTCCAGGGAGAAACGGGATGGCACCAAACTTAAATCTGACCTATCGTAGCAACAATGGCGATGGATGGGTTGGATTCGGTTGGGAACTGGAAGTCGGCTCAATAGAGCGTAATACCAGGTTAGGGCTTGATTATGCTTCAACCTCTACCGATTTTGTGTTACGGATGCCAGGAATGAGTGGAGAAATTGTGCCGGTTTCTAATGGGGAGTATCATGCGTTGATTGAGGACGGTCAGTTTTACAGAATAAGACCCCTTACTCAAGAATGGAGCGGTTTCCGAATATCTGGCCTATTACCCGTATGGAGAGATAAGAGCGAAGCCCATTGCTTCCATAGACGTTCATCATAAATTTACCGGGCAGGAATATGATGATGAAACGGGGTTATATTTTTATGGCGCGAGGTATTACGATCCGATTTTGGCTAGGTTTATTAGCCCGGATACGATTGATCCACGTCTAGAAAACCCTCAAACACTCAACCGCTACAGTCATGCATTAGATAATCCGGTTAAATTTGTTGATCCGAACGGTCATTTTGCATTTATTCCTTTCCTTGTCGCAGGTGCGGCTGCATTTGCCTGGGATGCCTTTCACACCCCGGATATCGCTAATGGCCCTAAAACTGAAAATGAAATTGTTCAAAGCCCATCTGTTTTAGACCATTTTGGGAGTTTAGTAACCGGTGCCACAATAGGATTTGCCGGGGCCTCGGCATTTGTAAAAGAAGGAATACAAGCGGGGGTAAAGGCAACAGTTGGAGAAATTATTCAAGCAGAATCTCCTGTTCCTATTGGTTCAAACAGTCTCGCCAAGGGCACAAAATAGCTAGCAAGTAAGTTTGAAACATGGGGAAATCCAGCGACCCTTGAGATTCATTTCAAGGA
Proteins encoded in this window:
- a CDS encoding RHS repeat-associated core domain-containing protein, whose product is MAYYPYGEIRAKPIASIDVHHKFTGQEYDDETGLYFYGARYYDPILARFISPDTIDPRLENPQTLNRYSHALDNPVKFVDPNGHFAFIPFLVAGAAAFAWDAFHTPDIANGPKTENEIVQSPSVLDHFGSLVTGATIGFAGASAFVKEGIQAGVKATVGEIIQAESPVPIGSNSLAKGTK